A genomic window from Deltaproteobacteria bacterium includes:
- a CDS encoding sigma-54-dependent Fis family transcriptional regulator translates to MKEKGRVFVFDDDADSLESVAAALRRDGFEVLPFADPREGLARLAADGGDVVVTDLRMPGLTGLEVLRHVANSHPGVPVVVLTAYGTVEGAVEAVRSGASDFLLKPVEIPRLRAAVFKAVKERGMHREIQRLRQEVGRPEGIEGIVGASRAMEEVVRRIRLVAPTRMNVLITGESGTGKELVARAVHALSPRNGRPFLPLNCAAIPETLLESELFGYEKGSFTGATASRAGKLESAEGGTLFLDEVGDVSPAIQAKLLRAIEQKEVMRVGGSQVIRVDVRIIAATNQDLKGKVEEKTFREDLYYRLNVFHIVVPALRERREDIPKLCEHLLEVLEREDGAPPKRLSPSALKVLLAYRWPGNVRQLRNALETATLISQAETIEPGDLPPEVTQAVLPPTSAEPIPMPASRTLTELEIDAIRDALAKTGGNKTHAAKLLGIGLRTLHRKVKEFRLS, encoded by the coding sequence ATGAAGGAGAAGGGGCGGGTATTCGTGTTCGACGACGACGCCGACAGCCTGGAGAGCGTCGCCGCGGCGCTGCGGCGCGACGGGTTCGAGGTCCTCCCGTTCGCCGATCCCCGCGAGGGGCTCGCCCGCCTCGCCGCGGACGGCGGGGACGTGGTCGTCACCGACCTGCGGATGCCGGGGTTGACCGGGCTCGAGGTGCTTCGCCACGTCGCGAATTCCCACCCCGGCGTCCCGGTGGTGGTGCTCACCGCCTACGGCACCGTCGAGGGCGCCGTGGAGGCGGTCCGCTCCGGCGCGTCGGACTTCCTGCTGAAACCCGTCGAGATCCCGAGGCTTCGCGCCGCCGTCTTCAAGGCGGTCAAGGAACGCGGGATGCACCGGGAGATCCAGCGTCTGCGGCAGGAGGTGGGGCGTCCGGAAGGGATCGAGGGGATCGTCGGCGCCTCCCGCGCGATGGAGGAGGTGGTGCGCCGAATCCGGCTGGTCGCCCCGACCCGGATGAACGTGCTGATCACCGGAGAGAGCGGGACCGGGAAGGAGCTGGTCGCCCGCGCCGTCCACGCGCTGAGCCCCCGGAACGGGCGCCCGTTCCTTCCGCTCAACTGCGCGGCGATCCCGGAGACGCTGCTCGAGTCCGAGCTGTTCGGGTACGAGAAAGGTTCGTTCACCGGCGCGACCGCTTCCCGCGCCGGCAAGCTCGAGAGCGCGGAAGGGGGGACGCTGTTCCTCGACGAGGTGGGGGACGTGTCGCCCGCCATCCAGGCGAAGCTCCTGCGAGCCATCGAACAGAAGGAGGTGATGCGCGTCGGCGGCTCCCAGGTGATCCGGGTCGACGTGCGCATCATCGCCGCGACGAACCAGGACCTGAAGGGAAAGGTGGAGGAGAAGACGTTCCGCGAGGATCTCTACTACCGGCTGAACGTCTTCCACATCGTCGTCCCCGCGCTCCGGGAACGCAGGGAGGACATACCGAAGCTGTGCGAGCACCTGCTCGAAGTGCTGGAGAGGGAGGACGGGGCCCCTCCCAAACGGCTCTCCCCGTCGGCGCTGAAGGTGCTTCTCGCGTACCGGTGGCCCGGGAACGTCCGCCAGCTCCGGAACGCCCTCGAGACCGCCACGCTGATCTCACAGGCGGAAACGATCGAGCCCGGCGACCTTCCGCCGGAGGTGACGCAGGCGGTCCTCCCGCCCACTTCCGCGGAGCCGATCCCCATGCCCGCTTCCCGGACTCTCACGGAGCTGGAAATAGACGCTATCCGGGACGCCCTCGCCAAGACCGGCGGCAACAAGACGCACGCGGCCAAGCTCCTCGGCATCGGCCTTCGGACCCTGCACCGGAAGGTGAAGGAGTTCAGGCTGTCATAA
- a CDS encoding GHKL domain-containing protein: MPATRTRKKVADLGVVAAGLAHEIRNPLNSLYINSQILEEMLSELPAGPVPQKDELLSLARTNLKVTQRLNETLSGFLRFARPPAMDITPVDLNRVVGETLAFLEADFSYRGIALATRFHPSPLPLLADEQQLKQALLNLLLNAVEAQDKEERRIRVTTGSRAGRAYVRIQDNGRGIPKADRRQLFRLFFTTRKNGSGLGLPIVRQIVRQHGGAISVISREGEGTAVTVSLPFEAQFRAMFPGRLPLALPPGGDG; the protein is encoded by the coding sequence GTGCCGGCCACGAGGACCCGAAAGAAAGTCGCCGACCTGGGCGTAGTAGCGGCGGGGCTCGCCCACGAGATCCGCAACCCGCTGAATTCCCTCTACATCAACAGCCAGATCCTGGAGGAGATGCTCTCGGAGCTTCCCGCGGGTCCGGTCCCGCAGAAGGACGAGCTCCTCTCCCTCGCGCGCACCAACCTCAAAGTGACGCAGCGGCTGAACGAGACGCTGTCCGGGTTCCTCCGCTTCGCTCGCCCCCCCGCGATGGACATCACCCCGGTGGATCTCAACCGGGTCGTCGGCGAGACGCTGGCGTTCCTGGAAGCCGATTTCTCCTACCGGGGGATCGCCCTCGCGACGCGGTTCCACCCTTCGCCCCTGCCGCTGCTGGCCGACGAGCAGCAGCTGAAGCAGGCGCTCCTCAACCTGCTGCTGAACGCGGTCGAGGCGCAGGACAAGGAGGAACGGAGGATCCGCGTGACCACCGGATCGCGCGCGGGGCGGGCGTATGTGCGGATCCAGGACAACGGGCGCGGCATCCCGAAGGCGGACCGCCGACAGCTGTTCCGCCTCTTCTTCACCACCCGCAAGAACGGCAGCGGGCTGGGGCTCCCGATCGTCCGCCAGATCGTGCGGCAGCACGGGGGGGCGATCTCGGTGATCAGCCGGGAGGGGGAGGGGACCGCGGTTACCGTCTCCCTACCGTTCGAGGCGCAGTTCCGGGCGATGTTCCCGGGACGGCTCCCGCTCGCGCTTCCGCCGGGAGGCGACGGATGA
- a CDS encoding PBP1A family penicillin-binding protein: protein MRRALARTLSPEEPDRFPWKKLLLILIVTGFFATLGAAAGILLLAQFGDFPSVESAKAYRPSVTSRIFDRNNRVVGEIYLEKRTVVPYKSIPPHVVNAFVAAEDANFFRHKGVDYFAIFRAVLRDILSGGFAQGASTITQQTVKSLFLTPEKSIARKLKEIILAYRIEGKLSKEEILYLYLNQIYLGDGAYGVEAAAQSYFSRGVSTLTLAEGAMLAGLAQAPTRYSPRNHLDRAKSRQRYVLRRMAEVNFIGKEEADKAYNARLSFAPPSTFRSKAAYFLEYVRIYLQEKYGEETVNRSQFRIYTTIDERLQEAAHDALQEGVRRMEERNRYKGLQGALLCLDTRTGGVLAMVGGVDFGASQFNRALQARRQPGSAFKPVIYAAAVDKGKTVVSTADDSPIEFERSETEMWKPKNYDGTFLGPIPLLEALAKSRNLATVRLLNETGVDTAIRMARDLGIESPIERNLSIALGSSGITPLEMVNAYATFANGGQRAAPFFIREVQDADGNVIERTDPKVVPAISPETAYLTVRLLQEVIRTGTATSARGLSQNLAGKTGTTNENTDAWFIGGSPDLMAGVWVGFDTPTSLGDRQSAATVALPIWIRFVGRALAYFPDREFPPPAGITFARVDPATGKAVPSGSADGMVLPFKLGTVPETAAPAGRPASPRRGASDDLL from the coding sequence ATGAGGCGCGCGTTGGCCCGAACCCTTTCGCCGGAGGAACCCGACCGGTTCCCCTGGAAGAAATTGCTCCTGATCCTGATCGTCACCGGGTTCTTCGCGACCCTGGGCGCGGCCGCGGGAATCCTCCTGCTGGCGCAGTTCGGCGACTTCCCTTCCGTCGAATCCGCCAAGGCGTACCGCCCGAGCGTCACGTCGAGGATCTTCGACCGGAACAACCGCGTAGTCGGGGAGATCTACCTCGAGAAGCGGACGGTCGTCCCCTACAAATCGATCCCCCCGCACGTGGTGAACGCCTTCGTGGCCGCCGAGGACGCCAACTTCTTCCGGCACAAGGGAGTCGACTACTTCGCGATCTTCCGCGCGGTCCTCCGGGACATCCTCTCCGGCGGGTTCGCCCAGGGCGCCAGCACGATCACGCAGCAGACGGTCAAGTCCCTCTTCCTCACGCCCGAGAAGAGCATCGCGAGGAAGCTGAAGGAGATCATCCTCGCCTACCGGATCGAGGGGAAGCTGTCGAAGGAGGAGATCCTCTACCTCTACCTGAACCAGATCTACCTGGGCGACGGGGCGTACGGCGTCGAGGCGGCCGCGCAGTCGTACTTCTCCCGGGGCGTGTCCACGTTGACCCTGGCCGAGGGGGCGATGCTGGCGGGGCTCGCCCAGGCGCCCACCCGCTACTCGCCGAGGAACCACCTGGACAGGGCCAAGTCGCGGCAGCGGTACGTGCTGCGCAGGATGGCGGAGGTGAATTTCATCGGGAAGGAGGAAGCGGACAAGGCGTACAACGCGCGCCTGTCGTTCGCTCCGCCGTCGACCTTCCGCTCGAAGGCGGCGTACTTCCTCGAATACGTCCGCATCTACCTCCAGGAGAAGTACGGGGAGGAGACGGTCAACCGGAGCCAGTTCCGCATCTACACGACGATCGACGAGCGGCTGCAGGAGGCGGCGCACGACGCCTTGCAGGAAGGCGTGCGGCGGATGGAGGAGCGGAACCGGTACAAGGGGCTCCAGGGCGCGCTCCTGTGCCTGGACACCCGGACGGGAGGGGTCCTCGCGATGGTCGGCGGGGTCGATTTCGGCGCCTCGCAGTTCAACCGCGCGCTGCAGGCCAGGCGCCAGCCGGGCTCCGCCTTCAAGCCCGTCATCTACGCCGCCGCCGTCGACAAGGGAAAGACGGTCGTCTCGACCGCCGACGACTCCCCGATCGAGTTCGAGCGGAGCGAGACGGAGATGTGGAAGCCGAAGAATTACGACGGCACGTTCCTCGGCCCCATCCCGCTCCTCGAGGCGCTGGCCAAGTCGCGCAACCTGGCCACGGTCCGCCTGCTGAACGAGACCGGCGTCGACACGGCGATCCGGATGGCCAGGGACCTGGGGATCGAGTCTCCGATCGAGCGGAACCTGTCGATCGCCCTCGGGTCGTCGGGGATCACGCCGCTCGAGATGGTGAACGCGTACGCGACGTTCGCCAACGGCGGGCAGCGGGCGGCACCGTTCTTCATCCGGGAGGTCCAGGACGCGGACGGCAACGTCATCGAGCGGACCGACCCGAAGGTCGTCCCGGCGATCTCCCCGGAAACCGCCTACTTGACGGTCCGGCTCCTCCAGGAGGTCATCCGCACCGGGACGGCGACGTCCGCCAGGGGCCTATCGCAGAACCTGGCCGGGAAGACGGGGACCACGAACGAGAACACGGACGCCTGGTTCATCGGGGGATCGCCGGACCTGATGGCGGGGGTGTGGGTGGGGTTCGACACGCCGACGTCGCTGGGGGACCGGCAGTCGGCCGCCACGGTGGCGCTGCCGATCTGGATCCGCTTCGTCGGCCGGGCGCTCGCGTACTTCCCCGACCGCGAATTCCCGCCGCCGGCCGGGATCACCTTCGCGCGCGTGGACCCCGCGACGGGAAAGGCGGTCCCGTCCGGAAGCGCGGACGGGATGGTGCTCCCGTTCAAGCTCGGGACGGTGCCCGAAACCGCGGCCCCGGCCGGAAGACCGGCCTCCCCCCGGCGCGGCGCCTCCGACGACCTGCTGTAG
- a CDS encoding RtcB family protein yields MLVPGLVFASRGMMEEIVRDQALRQVMNVAHLPGILSRSIGMPDIHWGYGFPIGGVAAMDPSEGVVSPGGVGYDINCGVRLLRSDLEAAALKPRLPELVAALHREVPSGVGSTGFVRLTAKEMDKALVEGSRWALSRGYATADDVAMTESGGKLSGADPDAVSETAKKRGLDQLGTLGAGNHFLEVDEVEEIFFPEAASAYGLFPGQAVFFLHSGSRGLGYQVCDDHLDAMGACMRRFGIRVPDRQLACAPIGSEEGKRYLSALSAAANYAFANRQLLAHQVREAVLRVLRIGPADAGIRLVYDVGHNNAKFENHEVDGRRREVLVHRKGATRAFPPGHPELPASCAGVGQPVFIPGDMGRGSYVLAGVPGAMRESFGSTCHGAGRRMSRTEAKRSLQGRSAFAEMERRGVLVACASRKTLAEEIPEAYKDVGSVVDVVDLAGIARKVARLRPMAVVKG; encoded by the coding sequence ATGCTCGTCCCCGGCCTGGTGTTCGCCTCGCGCGGGATGATGGAGGAGATCGTCCGCGACCAGGCGCTGCGCCAGGTGATGAACGTCGCGCACCTCCCCGGGATCCTCTCCCGCAGCATCGGCATGCCGGACATCCACTGGGGGTACGGGTTCCCGATCGGCGGCGTGGCCGCGATGGACCCGTCGGAAGGCGTCGTCTCCCCGGGCGGCGTCGGGTACGACATCAACTGCGGCGTCCGGCTGCTGCGTTCCGACCTGGAGGCGGCGGCGCTCAAACCCCGGCTCCCCGAGCTGGTCGCCGCGCTCCATCGGGAGGTCCCGTCGGGCGTGGGATCGACCGGCTTCGTCCGGCTCACGGCCAAGGAGATGGACAAGGCGCTCGTGGAGGGGTCGCGATGGGCGCTCTCCCGCGGGTACGCCACGGCCGACGACGTGGCCATGACCGAAAGCGGCGGGAAGCTTTCGGGCGCCGATCCCGACGCCGTGTCGGAGACGGCGAAGAAGCGGGGTCTCGACCAGTTGGGGACTCTGGGGGCGGGGAACCATTTCCTGGAGGTCGACGAGGTGGAGGAGATCTTCTTCCCCGAGGCGGCATCGGCCTACGGCCTTTTCCCCGGGCAGGCGGTCTTCTTCCTCCACTCCGGCTCGCGGGGGCTCGGGTACCAGGTGTGCGACGACCACCTGGACGCGATGGGGGCGTGCATGCGCAGATTCGGGATCCGGGTGCCGGACCGGCAGCTCGCCTGCGCCCCGATCGGATCGGAGGAGGGGAAGCGGTACCTCTCCGCCCTTTCCGCCGCCGCGAACTACGCCTTCGCCAACCGGCAGCTGCTGGCGCACCAGGTGCGGGAGGCGGTGCTGCGAGTCCTTCGGATCGGCCCGGCCGACGCGGGGATCCGCCTCGTGTACGACGTGGGGCACAACAACGCAAAGTTCGAGAACCACGAGGTGGACGGTCGCCGGCGGGAGGTGCTGGTCCACCGGAAAGGGGCGACCCGCGCCTTCCCTCCGGGCCACCCGGAGCTCCCCGCGTCCTGCGCGGGAGTCGGCCAGCCGGTGTTCATCCCGGGCGACATGGGGAGGGGTTCGTACGTCCTCGCCGGGGTTCCGGGGGCGATGCGGGAGTCGTTCGGGTCCACATGCCACGGCGCCGGCCGCCGCATGAGCCGCACGGAGGCGAAGCGGAGCCTGCAGGGAAGATCGGCGTTCGCGGAGATGGAGCGGCGCGGGGTGCTGGTCGCCTGCGCATCGCGCAAGACGCTCGCGGAGGAGATTCCCGAGGCGTACAAGGACGTCGGGTCGGTGGTCGACGTGGTCGATCTCGCGGGGATCGCCCGGAAGGTGGCGCGGCTGCGGCCGATGGCCGTGGTAAAAGGGTAG
- a CDS encoding archease yields MTRKSYRLLPHTADLLVLVRAPDFPSLCAASVEAVFSLLTDRGKVRRPIRRTLRPARGSPEDRLLSILRQALLLFSLDRFLVRNAGATMVAGAVEVEVRGEPMDPARHAIAREIKAVTAHGLAVGETAKGFTARFLLDV; encoded by the coding sequence GTGACGCGAAAGTCATACCGCCTCCTTCCCCACACCGCGGACCTGCTCGTCCTGGTCCGCGCCCCCGACTTCCCGTCGCTTTGCGCCGCGTCCGTCGAGGCGGTCTTCTCCCTGCTGACCGACCGCGGGAAGGTCCGTCGCCCGATCCGGAGAACGCTTCGCCCCGCGAGGGGGAGTCCCGAAGACCGGCTTCTGTCGATCCTCCGGCAGGCGCTCCTGCTCTTTTCCCTCGACCGGTTCCTCGTCCGGAACGCCGGTGCTACGATGGTGGCAGGGGCGGTGGAAGTGGAGGTCCGGGGCGAACCGATGGACCCCGCGCGGCACGCGATCGCGCGGGAGATCAAGGCGGTCACGGCGCACGGACTTGCCGTCGGTGAAACGGCGAAAGGGTTCACCGCCCGTTTCCTGCTGGACGTCTGA